One Engystomops pustulosus chromosome 7, aEngPut4.maternal, whole genome shotgun sequence DNA window includes the following coding sequences:
- the EXOC5 gene encoding exocyst complex component 5, translating into MAATAELFEEPFVADEYIERLAWRTPGGGSRGGAETFDPKRLLEQFVNHIEELKMMDERIQRKVEKLEHQCQKEAKEFARKVQELQKSNQVAFQHFQELDEHISYVATKVCHLGDQLEGVNTPRQRAVEAQKLMTYFNEFLDGNLQSDVFNNSEKIKEAADIIQKLHLIAQELPFDRFAEVKSKIASKYHDLEHQLIQEFTSAQRRGEISRMREVAAVLLHFKGYSHCVDVYINQCQEGAYMRNDIFEDSALLCQRVNKEVGDIFSNPEIILAKLIQNIFEIKIQNFVKEHLEECRKSDAEQYLKNLYDLYTRTTNLSTKLMEFNLGTDKQTFLSKLIKSIFLSYLENYIDVEIGYLKSRSSVILQRYYDSKNHQKRPIGSGGIQDLKERIRQRTNLPLGPSIETHGETFLAQEVVVNLLQETKHAFERCHKLSDPSDLPKNAFRIFSILVDYLCIEHIDYALEIGLAAIPSPDSRNANLYFLDVVHQANTIFHLFDKQFNDHLMPLISSSPKLTECLQKKKDIIEQMEVKLDTGIDRTLNCMVGQMKQILAAEQKKTDFKPEDENNVLIQYTSACAKVCLYIRKHVEKIRNSMDGKNVDTVLLELGVRFHRLIYEHLQQFSYSSMGGMLAICDVAEYRKCAKEFKIPLVLQLFDTLHSLCNLLVVAPDNLKQVCSGEQLASLDKNILHSFVQLRADYRSSRLARHFN; encoded by the exons GAGCCGTTTGTGGCTGATGAATACATTGAGCGACTGGCATGGAGAACTCCCGGAGGAGGATCCCGAGGAGGAGCAGAAACATTTGATCCGAAAAG GTTATTGGAGCAGTTTGTCAACCATATTGAAGAGCTGAAGATGATGGATGAAAGGATCCAGAGAAAAGTGGAGAAATTGGAACATCAGTGCCAGAAGGAAGCTAAGGAGTTTGCCAGAAAAGTCCAGGAACTTCAGAAGAGCAACCAG GTAGCCTTCCAGCATTTCCAGGAGCTGGATGAGCACATCAGCTATGTGGCTACAAAGGTTTGTCATCTTGGTGACCAGTTGGAGGGGGTGAACACGCCGCGGCAGAGGGCTGTGGAGGCCCAAAAACTGATGACCTATTTTAATGAGTTTCTGGATGGAAATCTGCAGTCTGATGTGTTTAACAACTCTGAAAAG ATAAAGGAGGCTGCTGATATCATTCAGAAGTTGCATTTAATCGCCCAGGAGCTGCCATTTGATag gtttGCTGAAGTGAAATCTAAAATAGCCA GTAAATACCATGACCTGGAGCACCAGCTAATACAGGAGTTCACAAGTGCCCAGAGGAGAGGGGAGATCTCCCGTATGAGGGAAGTGGCCGCAGTATTGCTTCATTTCAAG GGTTATTCCCATTGTGTGGATGTGTATATAAATCAGTGCCAGGAG GGGGCTTATATGAGGAACGACATATTTGAGGACTCGGCCCTGTTGTGCCAACGTGTCAACAAGGAAGTCGGGGACATTTTCAGTAATCCAGAAATTATTTTGGCCAAACTTATACAGAACATCTTTGAAATCAAAATTCAG AATTTTGTAAAAGAGCATTTGGAAGAATGCAGAAAATCGGATGCAGAACAATATCTGAAGAATCTCTATGATCTGTACACAAG aACTACCAATCTTTCCACTAAACTTATGGAATTTAATCTGGGCACGGATAAGCAGACTTTCCTCTCCAAGTTGATCAAATCGATATTTCTGAGCTACCTGGagaactatattgatgttgaaaTTGGGTACTTAAAAAGTCGGAGTTCTGTGATCTTACAGCGATATTATGATTCAAAGAACCATCAGAAGAGACCCATTGGAAGTGGGGG AATCCAAGACCTCAAGGAAAGGATTAGACAACGTACTAACTTACCTCTGGGCCCGAGCATAGAAACTCATGGCGAGACATTTTTGGCACAAGAAGTGGTGGTAAACCTCTTACAAGAAACCAAACATGCCTTTGAAAGATGCCATAAG CTTTCGGATCCATCTGATCTCCCAAAAAATGCATTTAGAATCTTTTCAATACTCGTCGACTATTTATGCATTGAACACATTGACTATGCCTTAGAAATAGGATTAGCAG CAATTCCTTCTCCTGACTCCCGGAATGCCAACCTATACTTCCTGGATGTCGTACATCAGGCCAACACTATTTTCCATTTGTTTGATAAGCAGTTTAATGATCATCTCATGCCTCTAATAAG CTCCTCTCCAAAATTGACAGAATGTCTGCAGAAAAAGAAGGACATCATTGAGCAAATGGAAGTAAAGCTGGACACCGGCATCGACAG GACACTAAATTGTATGGTCGGTCAGATGAAGCAGATATTGGCAGCCGAGCAAAAGAAAACTGATTTCAAGCCAGAGGATGAAAATAATGTATTAATTCAATACACAAGT GCTTGTGCCAAAGTTTGCCTTTACATTAGGAAGCATGTTGAGAAGATCCGTAATTCAATGGACGGGAAGAATGTGGACACAGTACTGTTGGAACTTGGGGTGCGCTTTCATCGCCTCATATACGAGCATCTGCAGCAGTTTTCTTACAGCTCGATGGGAGGAATGCTGGCCATCTGTGACGTGGCGGAGTATAGGAAGTGTGCGAAGGAGTTCAAG ATCCCTCTTGTGCTGCAGCTCTTTGATACCCTGCACTCCCTGTGTAACCTCCTGGTGGTGGCCCCAGATAACTTGAAGCAGGTTTGTTCTGGAGAGCAGCTCGCCAGCCTGGACAAGAATATCCTCCACTCCTTTGTGCAGCTAAGAGCTGACTACAGATCATCTCGCCTCGCACGACACTTTAACTAA